The sequence AAGTATTTGCACTTGGACGTCTTGGGCTGAAAACGCCTGTTATTTTTGGAGACATGCCACTCCACATCATCAAAAGCTGGACGTAATAATAGGAATACAAAAAAATGATGGTGAGCTTTTGACAGCCTCTCTTTGAAGTATTTTGCTTGTGTAGCCTTTCTGTTCAGCTAGTAGAGTAGAAGTAATCTAGTTAGTGGGGTAGAATTTCGCAGTACGCATCATCCAAGAAAGAAATCCTTGTGTTCTCATTCTGCTGTTACAAAGAGTGGTTGTTACTATTCAGTACTTGATACAGCCCAAGGCAGTGCTTTTGCAGAGCCGTGATTGGTGCCGCCATCTCCCCAACACAAAGAAGCGCTTATACGGCAAAGTATGGGTTTCCACGTGAGCGCATTAAATGTCAAAGAACAAAAGGACAAGATATTTGAGCTGCTAGTTTAGTCGCGCTTTCAATTTCACTGCTCCGACGAATTAACGAGAAGCGAATTTATATGTTCAAGGTAGTCTAGATTTGAGAGACAAGGCGGCTTCAACAAGGAGCGGCAACTCTCTCGCCAATCGAAAGCCCCGGAACCAAAAAGAACCCGAGGCGTGGTTGGCGTTATCTTTATCTGCTTTAGAGCGGGGCAGCGCCAGGTTCGGTCCCCCATACGCCACCCGGAAAAAAGGTGTTGCCCCCCCGGAAAAGGCCAGCGAGGCTCCCCCAAAAAAGTCTCCAGCGGCGCAATTCCATCCACCTTGTCCTTTGGAACATCCATCCCTCTCCCACAGGCCAGCATCGAGGCGCTTcttgtttgttgtttgtttgcaACTCTTTTTCTAGTTGATTTGGAGCATTACTGCGCTTGCAGTCGTCGTCACAATGGGTATCAGTCCGCAAATGTAAGTACCGCCGAGTCGAAATGCTTCCGTTTGTCGTGGCAAAAGGaacaaagggaagagaaagagaaggcagCGAAAAAGCCTCGTTGTCGCAGGTCATGGCGCGAAACAGTTGCCGCGTGACAGATTCGCATTGATACAGCTCGCTAACATTTGGCACCAGCACCAATCTGATGATCATCCTTGGTATGATGCAAGTCACCAAGAGGATCCCCTTCGAAGATGAGAATGTGCTCAACCTCGTTCGCGCCATCTACATTGGCAGCAACGTCATTATCGCCGCCATCTACTTCTACATCCAACTCCAgatcaacaagaagaagggtaaGGACAATTTCCAATCCTTGGACGGATTCTTGACGTTTCCTCGCTTTGTCGCTTGACCATTCAATGATTGCTGCTAACGCGggcatctctttctctaGACATGACCACCCTCAAGTACGTTGAGCCCGCGCCGATGGGCTCTTCCGAAGAGGGCAAGCTCGTCACCACCACGATCTGCGCCTACGACCTTAACCAGCTCCGCCAGGCCTGGCGTGGCCAGCTGATGGGTATCGCCATGATGTCGTTTATGCACCTCTACATGAAGTATACCAATCCCCTGGTCATCCAGAGCATCATCCCCGTCAAGTCCGTCATCGAGAGCAACCTGTTCAAGATCCACGTCTTCGGCCAGCCCGCCTCTGGTGATCTCAAGCGACCTTTCAAGCAGGCACAGGGCTTCATGAGCGCTATGCAGCAGGGTGGCGGCTCCGTCCAGAGCGACAAGAAGGCTGTCGAGGCCGCTGAGAAGGCTGGCCGCGGCGGTGCCAAGGAAGAGTAAAAATTGGGTATTCACAGGTTAGACATGCGATGTACCATGTTGGAGC comes from Trichoderma asperellum chromosome 3, complete sequence and encodes:
- a CDS encoding uncharacterized protein (TransMembrane:1 (o33-52i)~EggNog:ENOG41), which codes for MGISPQITNLMIILGMMQVTKRIPFEDENVLNLVRAIYIGSNVIIAAIYFYIQLQINKKKDMTTLKYVEPAPMGSSEEGKLVTTTICAYDLNQLRQAWRGQLMGIAMMSFMHLYMKYTNPLVIQSIIPVKSVIESNLFKIHVFGQPASGDLKRPFKQAQGFMSAMQQGGGSVQSDKKAVEAAEKAGRGGAKEE